The following coding sequences are from one Candidatus Dadabacteria bacterium window:
- the rlmB gene encoding 23S rRNA (guanosine(2251)-2'-O)-methyltransferase RlmB → MIVYGKNSVTELLRNSPREIKKIMVSENFDVSSDPRINASIKKFRIKLTHLPRNAITDICKSPNHQGIAAEISDFTYSSVEEILGVARERREKVFLLVLDHMEDPQNFGAIIRTADFLGVHGIVIPADRACDVNPTVVKVSSGASANIKIARETNLGRVIDALKKKGVWVAGADAGSEDAVCDCDFASLDIAVVIGNEGRGMRSKTRQKCDFLLSVPREGKVESLNASVAAGIFLYEVYRQRRGTKAL, encoded by the coding sequence TTGATTGTCTACGGCAAGAATTCAGTCACAGAACTTCTCCGCAATTCTCCTCGGGAGATAAAGAAAATCATGGTCTCGGAGAATTTCGACGTTTCTTCTGACCCGAGGATTAACGCCTCGATCAAGAAATTCCGCATAAAACTCACTCATCTTCCCAGAAACGCAATTACGGACATATGCAAAAGCCCGAATCACCAGGGTATAGCGGCTGAAATCTCTGATTTTACCTACAGTTCGGTTGAGGAGATCCTCGGTGTGGCGAGGGAAAGACGGGAGAAGGTTTTTCTTCTTGTTCTCGATCATATGGAAGACCCGCAGAATTTCGGCGCCATAATAAGGACCGCGGATTTTCTCGGAGTCCATGGAATCGTGATACCCGCTGACCGGGCGTGCGATGTGAATCCGACGGTGGTAAAAGTTTCCTCCGGGGCTTCGGCCAACATAAAGATCGCCCGGGAGACGAATCTCGGCAGGGTGATCGATGCTCTTAAGAAAAAAGGGGTCTGGGTCGCGGGAGCCGATGCGGGTTCCGAGGACGCGGTCTGTGACTGCGACTTCGCTTCGCTCGATATAGCAGTTGTGATCGGGAACGAGGGCAGGGGAATGCGAAGCAAGACAAGGCAGAAATGCGATTTTCTGCTTTCTGTTCCAAGAGAGGGGAAAGTGGAATCTCTAAACGCTTCTGTAGCCGCAGGAATCTTTCTCTACGAGGTCTACAGACAGAGGCGCGGAACTAAAGCCCTATGA
- a CDS encoding M23 family metallopeptidase, whose translation MLKVSGKQVAAVFGIVLLIIALIKVISIAEMSPPVISFERDVKSLGLKPLDVTVSDKGTGLSKVRISLLDAYGESVLVEKEYEKGTKSDVISVRINPEKLGIKSGAAELLIEATDRFMNGLFPGKKAVFSQRVTLDFIPPQIQELSPALYIRHGGAGVVIYKVSEDTVSSGVEIKDLFFEGYTGYFEDPSVHLAFFAYPYNAEKGEKIEILATDAAGNETRESVYYRLLRASYVKDEIGLSEWFLKSKVLPLFTKVYGYSPVGDDGKPDLRKAFLKINSETRKENDNRIYEIGRQSRKEILWKGKFNQLRNSKVGATFADHRRYLMDGNVIDNQYHLGYDLSVTKKYPVPASNTGVVVFAEHLGIYGNTVIIDHGMGVMSLYSHLSSMDVSVGDSVGKKDIVGRTGTTGLAVGDHLHFGVYVQGIPVRPLEWWDAKWINDNILYKVNYVKKNFGVVENPR comes from the coding sequence ATGCTAAAGGTGTCCGGAAAACAGGTTGCGGCTGTTTTTGGGATTGTGCTTCTGATCATTGCTCTCATAAAAGTCATCTCCATTGCCGAGATGAGCCCTCCCGTCATATCCTTTGAGCGGGATGTTAAGAGTCTCGGCTTAAAGCCCCTTGATGTGACGGTGTCTGACAAGGGCACAGGGCTTTCCAAGGTGCGCATCTCTTTGCTTGACGCTTACGGGGAATCCGTTCTTGTTGAAAAAGAATACGAGAAAGGAACTAAAAGCGATGTTATAAGCGTGAGAATCAACCCCGAGAAGCTTGGCATAAAAAGCGGCGCAGCGGAACTTCTAATAGAGGCGACTGACCGTTTCATGAATGGTCTTTTCCCCGGAAAAAAAGCCGTTTTCAGCCAGAGAGTCACCCTGGATTTCATCCCTCCCCAGATACAGGAACTCTCGCCCGCGCTGTACATAAGACACGGGGGCGCGGGAGTTGTCATCTACAAGGTCTCTGAGGACACGGTCTCAAGCGGCGTCGAGATAAAAGATCTCTTTTTTGAAGGCTACACGGGATACTTCGAAGACCCCTCGGTACACCTTGCCTTTTTCGCCTACCCGTATAATGCGGAGAAGGGCGAGAAGATAGAAATTCTTGCTACTGACGCGGCCGGCAACGAAACGAGGGAATCTGTCTATTACCGGCTTCTTCGGGCCTCTTACGTAAAGGATGAGATAGGCCTCTCCGAGTGGTTTCTTAAAAGCAAGGTGCTTCCGCTTTTCACCAAGGTCTACGGCTATTCCCCGGTCGGAGATGACGGGAAACCTGATTTGCGTAAGGCGTTTCTGAAGATCAACAGCGAAACGAGAAAGGAAAACGACAACAGGATATATGAGATTGGAAGACAAAGCAGGAAGGAGATTCTCTGGAAAGGGAAGTTCAACCAGCTTCGCAATTCCAAGGTGGGCGCGACATTTGCGGATCACAGGAGATACCTGATGGACGGCAACGTGATCGACAATCAGTATCACCTCGGCTACGACCTCTCGGTTACTAAAAAATACCCCGTTCCCGCCTCCAACACCGGAGTGGTGGTTTTCGCTGAGCACCTCGGCATATACGGCAATACGGTTATCATCGACCATGGAATGGGAGTTATGAGTCTTTACTCCCACCTGAGCTCGATGGATGTGAGCGTTGGGGACAGCGTGGGTAAAAAAGATATCGTGGGAAGGACGGGCACTACCGGGCTTGCCGTTGGAGATCATCTGCACTTCGGGGTTTACGTCCAGGGAATTCCGGTGAGGCCGCTTGAGTGGTGGGATGCCAAGTGGATCAACGACAACATACTGTACAAGGTTAACTACGTTAAGAAGAATTTCGGGGTCGTGGAGAATCCGCGTTGA